In the Apteryx mantelli isolate bAptMan1 chromosome 1, bAptMan1.hap1, whole genome shotgun sequence genome, one interval contains:
- the F7 gene encoding coagulation factor VII isoform X1: protein MVSRQCVTSFLYFPLLIPLSLDAVFLKQEEATSVLQRQRRANSIFEEIKLGSLERECMEEKCSFEEAREIYQDDERTTEFWHIYSDPNQCDSNPCQNGGTCDDQFQDYVCRCPKKYEGKNCEKAETDQWKCVNKNGGCEQFCTDELSEKRVCFCADDYALASDGMSCIPQVKYPCGKIPVLAKKNATATAEGRIVGGFTCPPGECPWQALIIQNQKEKCGGTLLSPEWVVTAAHCLENTPAEQLQVRLGEHAINHDEKTEQERGVTRTIIHEGYTNGEVNNDIALLRLETPVNLTDYVVPICLPEKHLAVYDLPSIKFSTVSGWGRLIDGGATSAILMRVYLPRVKTQECEKETDLNITENMFCAGDLSGTKDSCKGDSGGPHATKYKNTWYLTGITSWGKGCAVQGTYGVYTRVSKYIDWLKKHMD from the exons ATGGTTTCCAGGCAGTGTGTGACTTCGTTTCTCTACTTTCCGCTCCTGATTCCTCTTTCTCTGGATGCAG tctttttaaagCAGGAAGAGGCAACCAGTGTTTTGCAAAGGCAAAGAAGGGCCAATAGCATCTTTGAAGAGATAAAACTGGGGTCGCTAGAGCGAGAATGCATGGAAGAAAAGTGTTCGTTTGAGGAAGCAAGAGAAATTTACCAAGACGATGAAAGGACA ACAGAATTCTGGCACATCTATTCTG ACCCTAACCAGTGTGACTCCAATCCCTGTCAGAATGGCGGGACTTGTGATGACCAGTTTCAGGATTATGTTTGCCGTTGTCCCAAGAAATATGAGGGCAAAAATTGTGAAAAAG CTGAGACTGACCAATGGAAGTGCGTTAACAAAAACGGTGGTTGTGAACAGTTCTGTACTGATGAGCTGTCTGAAAAACGAGTGTGCTTCTGTGCGGATGATTATGCTTTAGCAAGTGATGGCATGTCCTGCATTCCCCAAG tgaaatatcCATGTGGAAAAATACCAGTGTTggcaaaaaaaaatgcaactgcaACTGCGGAAGGGAGAATAGTAGGTGGCTTCACCTGTCCTCCAGGTGAATGTCCATGGCAA GCCCTTATAATACAGAATCAGAAAGAGAAGTGTGGAGGTACGCTGCTTTCACCTGAGTGGGTGGTCACTGCAGCTCATTGTTTGGAAAATACTCCTGCTGAACAGCTTCAGGTGAGACTGG GTGAACATGCAATAAATCATGATGAGAAAACTGAGCAAGAAAGAGGAGTTACCAGGACAATCATTCATGAAGGATATACTAACGGAGAAGTCAATAATGATATTGCCCTGCTGAGACTGGAAACACCCGTGAACCTCACTGATTATGTGGTACCAATATGTTTGCCTGAAAAACACTTGGCAGTGTATGACCTGCCCTCCATTAAGTTCTCCACGGTGAGCGGATGGGGACGTCTAATAGATGGAGGTGCTACCTCTGCTATTCTGATGAGAGTTTATTTGCCACGTGTGAAAACACAAGAATGTGAAAAGGAGACTGATTTAAATATTACAGAGAATATGTTCTGTGCAGGAGACCTGAGTGGCACTAAAGACTCTTGCAAGGGAGACAGTGGTGGACCTCATGCCACAAAGTACAAGAACACTTGGTATCTGACTGGGATTACCAGCTGGGGGAAGGGTTGTGCTGTTCAAGGCACCTATGGGGTTTATACAAGGGTGTCCAAATACATTGACTGGTTAAAGAAGCACATGGACTAA
- the F7 gene encoding coagulation factor VII isoform X2, with translation MVSRQCVTSFLYFPLLIPLSLDAVFLKQEEATSVLQRQRRANSIFEEIKLGSLERECMEEKCSFEEAREIYQDDERTTEFWHIYSDPNQCDSNPCQNGGTCDDQFQDYVCRCPKKYEGKNCEKVKYPCGKIPVLAKKNATATAEGRIVGGFTCPPGECPWQALIIQNQKEKCGGTLLSPEWVVTAAHCLENTPAEQLQVRLGEHAINHDEKTEQERGVTRTIIHEGYTNGEVNNDIALLRLETPVNLTDYVVPICLPEKHLAVYDLPSIKFSTVSGWGRLIDGGATSAILMRVYLPRVKTQECEKETDLNITENMFCAGDLSGTKDSCKGDSGGPHATKYKNTWYLTGITSWGKGCAVQGTYGVYTRVSKYIDWLKKHMD, from the exons ATGGTTTCCAGGCAGTGTGTGACTTCGTTTCTCTACTTTCCGCTCCTGATTCCTCTTTCTCTGGATGCAG tctttttaaagCAGGAAGAGGCAACCAGTGTTTTGCAAAGGCAAAGAAGGGCCAATAGCATCTTTGAAGAGATAAAACTGGGGTCGCTAGAGCGAGAATGCATGGAAGAAAAGTGTTCGTTTGAGGAAGCAAGAGAAATTTACCAAGACGATGAAAGGACA ACAGAATTCTGGCACATCTATTCTG ACCCTAACCAGTGTGACTCCAATCCCTGTCAGAATGGCGGGACTTGTGATGACCAGTTTCAGGATTATGTTTGCCGTTGTCCCAAGAAATATGAGGGCAAAAATTGTGAAAAAG tgaaatatcCATGTGGAAAAATACCAGTGTTggcaaaaaaaaatgcaactgcaACTGCGGAAGGGAGAATAGTAGGTGGCTTCACCTGTCCTCCAGGTGAATGTCCATGGCAA GCCCTTATAATACAGAATCAGAAAGAGAAGTGTGGAGGTACGCTGCTTTCACCTGAGTGGGTGGTCACTGCAGCTCATTGTTTGGAAAATACTCCTGCTGAACAGCTTCAGGTGAGACTGG GTGAACATGCAATAAATCATGATGAGAAAACTGAGCAAGAAAGAGGAGTTACCAGGACAATCATTCATGAAGGATATACTAACGGAGAAGTCAATAATGATATTGCCCTGCTGAGACTGGAAACACCCGTGAACCTCACTGATTATGTGGTACCAATATGTTTGCCTGAAAAACACTTGGCAGTGTATGACCTGCCCTCCATTAAGTTCTCCACGGTGAGCGGATGGGGACGTCTAATAGATGGAGGTGCTACCTCTGCTATTCTGATGAGAGTTTATTTGCCACGTGTGAAAACACAAGAATGTGAAAAGGAGACTGATTTAAATATTACAGAGAATATGTTCTGTGCAGGAGACCTGAGTGGCACTAAAGACTCTTGCAAGGGAGACAGTGGTGGACCTCATGCCACAAAGTACAAGAACACTTGGTATCTGACTGGGATTACCAGCTGGGGGAAGGGTTGTGCTGTTCAAGGCACCTATGGGGTTTATACAAGGGTGTCCAAATACATTGACTGGTTAAAGAAGCACATGGACTAA